The proteins below come from a single Tenuifilum thalassicum genomic window:
- a CDS encoding HAD family hydrolase yields MNITNILKFEGFIFDMDGVIVDNYLFHIEAWGKFCEKYGLKYSKEDFAARYFGKTNADILQGLFQKEMSKSEIKNLGEEKEAIYRKIYEPSIKPLPGLKPFLTRLKEEDKKIAVASSAPQSNIDFVVKHTGIKQYIDVMVNGDMVTKGKPNPDIFLMASSMLGIEPHKCVVFEDSFSGIQAALNAGMHVVAVATTHKINEHDKKLEIIKDFNSFKKTS; encoded by the coding sequence ATGAATATAACCAATATCTTAAAATTTGAAGGATTTATATTTGACATGGACGGAGTAATTGTAGACAATTACTTGTTCCATATAGAAGCATGGGGAAAATTCTGTGAAAAGTATGGGCTTAAATACAGTAAAGAAGATTTTGCAGCACGATATTTTGGTAAGACCAATGCGGATATTCTACAAGGACTTTTTCAAAAAGAAATGAGCAAATCAGAGATAAAAAATCTTGGTGAGGAGAAAGAAGCCATTTACCGTAAAATATATGAACCATCAATAAAGCCATTACCTGGACTTAAACCATTTCTGACTAGGCTAAAGGAAGAAGATAAAAAAATAGCTGTAGCAAGTTCTGCTCCTCAAAGTAATATTGACTTTGTTGTTAAGCATACTGGAATCAAACAATATATTGATGTGATGGTAAACGGGGACATGGTAACAAAAGGCAAACCAAATCCCGATATATTTCTTATGGCATCATCCATGCTGGGAATCGAACCCCATAAGTGCGTTGTTTTTGAAGATTCTTTCTCTGGAATACAAGCAGCCTTAAATGCTGGTATGCACGTAGTTGCTGTTGCAACAACTCACAAAATCAACGAACACGACAAGAAACTTGAAATCATTAAAGACTTCAACAGTTTTAAGAAAACTTCTTGA
- a CDS encoding nicotinate phosphoribosyltransferase yields the protein MRKRLNTTTFDLPVQELRRGYRSDVYFWREKVVLEKHNLHPDVIMQVFQKKDAVLCGIDEAIAVLKVACGRYSNYTNAYKLFDRLIELKKSARKYFLTDKKKYLEVEKERILVAQELDNLWIDGFSEIEIDALWDGDIIEPYETIMHIKGDASLFAHLETIYLGILARRTKIATNVRRVVEAANGKTVLYFPARFDHWAVQGGDGYAAHIGGAAGVSTDAQAEWWGAGASGTIPHALIASVGGNTVQAVKLFSETYPDAPLIALVDFDNDCVNTALKCAHEMGDKLWGVRLDTSENLVDKSVFNHMGTYKPTGVNPKLVELVRNALDCEGFSNVKIVVSGGFNPDRIKQFESLAVPVDAYGVGSYLMQGNYDFTADIVWVNGKPISKVGRKLRPNPRLERYNSNDN from the coding sequence ATGCGCAAACGATTAAATACTACAACATTTGATCTACCTGTTCAGGAACTTCGGAGGGGGTATAGGAGCGACGTCTATTTTTGGCGGGAAAAGGTGGTGTTAGAAAAACACAATCTCCATCCTGATGTAATCATGCAGGTTTTTCAAAAAAAAGATGCGGTTCTTTGTGGAATCGACGAAGCTATTGCTGTATTAAAAGTGGCTTGCGGTCGATATTCAAACTACACTAATGCTTACAAGCTTTTTGATAGGTTGATTGAGCTAAAGAAATCGGCAAGAAAGTATTTTTTGACCGACAAAAAAAAGTATTTAGAGGTTGAGAAGGAAAGGATCCTAGTAGCTCAAGAACTTGATAATCTTTGGATTGATGGCTTTTCTGAAATTGAAATAGATGCTCTATGGGATGGTGATATCATTGAACCTTATGAAACAATAATGCACATTAAAGGCGATGCATCTCTATTCGCTCACCTTGAAACTATCTATTTGGGAATCTTAGCTCGAAGAACAAAAATTGCCACAAATGTTAGGAGAGTAGTTGAGGCTGCTAATGGTAAAACCGTTCTTTATTTCCCAGCTCGTTTCGACCATTGGGCCGTTCAAGGAGGTGACGGTTATGCCGCACATATAGGTGGTGCAGCTGGTGTTTCAACCGATGCCCAGGCTGAATGGTGGGGGGCAGGAGCATCAGGAACAATCCCTCATGCCCTAATTGCTTCGGTTGGTGGTAACACGGTCCAGGCTGTTAAATTGTTTAGTGAAACTTACCCTGACGCACCCCTAATTGCATTAGTCGATTTTGATAATGATTGCGTAAATACTGCACTTAAATGTGCTCACGAGATGGGAGATAAGCTCTGGGGCGTTAGGCTTGATACGTCTGAAAACCTTGTCGATAAAAGCGTATTTAATCACATGGGAACATACAAACCAACGGGTGTTAACCCTAAATTGGTAGAATTGGTTAGAAATGCTCTTGATTGTGAAGGGTTTTCAAATGTTAAAATAGTGGTTTCTGGTGGTTTTAATCCCGATCGAATAAAACAGTTTGAGTCATTAGCTGTTCCCGTTGATGCTTATGGGGTTGGGAGTTACTTAATGCAAGGAAATTACGATTTCACAGCTGATATTGTATGGGTTAATGGAAAACCTATATCAAAGGTAGGACGTAAGCTCAGACCAAATCCGCGCTTAGAAAGATATAATTCTAATGACAATTGA
- a CDS encoding C10 family peptidase — protein MKKFYAFFLVMFSGLLIIANPVDVKLARKVAINYLSAKKGAAIDTFDIQLLSTYKHANNDALHIFTYGKKGFIIVSADDEAKPIIGWSLENPMPKKIDNPVVLGRLEWYAKQINYAAKNKIGGKATKQEWQDILEGRISKGVKAGGPLLTTIWNQEPYYNKFCPTGTPTGCVATAMSQIMRYHQWPTNGKNWHKYVHPTYGTQYANFESTTYDWNNMPVELTFQSSQTEIDAVATLCYHAGVSVNMNYATDGSGAFSPDVLYALTNYFNYDPTTIQIYEFDPNSETEWINMVKAEIDAGRPIYYAGSSDASGGHAWVCDGYNDNNELHINWGWGGYANGYYAASAMKPTGSGYDFSESNEMIIGIQPNALEYKHLWVRQASGFPTSSRGIQFISAVSNRVAWAVAYDGSGTGSQVREFTKTTDAGATWIPGLINPDGATGMAAAMICAISDSIAWVPLYSSNGGGMIAKTEDGGKSWTQVTTSNQFDASKGGFPNVVHFWDKNNGFAMGDPTDTYFEIYTTTDEGANWTRVDKSNIPTPLEGEYGVIGYYTTINDTVWFSTNKGRIYRSVDKGYNWQAFQTPFTSTSFELAFKNGFEGFIYAKENELDKFYKTTDGGENWTEVNPTGAVYTADFCWIPGTDTLISTGINYQEPNKMGVSYSIDGGNTFIDFAPFYKNFQFGNIGASPEGAVWAGSFNSSSTYGGMWHKGGTVVSADFTINKTSGFTNDSSIVFTDNSYGNPDYWEWNFGEGAEPSTKVGQGPFTVKYTTKGYKTVALTIKKGDDIHVIVKENVLFINWPTGIDTEYSNSKYSVYPNPTNSSVIVNINGFTKGKIDIYNITGALVWSSGAITNDGRIDVSNLNPGVYLIRIQDEKGKIATKKLTISR, from the coding sequence ATGAAAAAGTTTTACGCATTTTTTCTGGTAATGTTTTCTGGATTGCTAATCATAGCAAATCCAGTTGATGTAAAGCTAGCAAGAAAGGTTGCAATCAATTACCTTTCTGCTAAAAAAGGTGCAGCTATTGATACTTTTGACATTCAGTTGCTTAGTACCTATAAGCATGCTAATAACGATGCATTACACATTTTCACCTATGGAAAAAAGGGGTTTATAATAGTTTCAGCAGATGACGAGGCCAAGCCCATTATTGGATGGTCATTAGAAAATCCAATGCCAAAAAAGATTGACAATCCAGTTGTTTTAGGTCGACTTGAATGGTATGCCAAACAAATTAATTATGCTGCCAAAAATAAAATTGGAGGTAAAGCAACAAAACAAGAATGGCAGGATATTCTTGAAGGAAGAATTAGCAAGGGAGTAAAAGCTGGAGGCCCGCTGCTAACAACAATATGGAACCAAGAACCATATTATAATAAATTTTGCCCAACTGGTACGCCTACTGGTTGTGTTGCAACTGCAATGTCACAAATAATGCGTTATCACCAATGGCCCACAAATGGGAAAAATTGGCATAAATATGTTCATCCTACTTATGGAACACAATATGCAAATTTTGAGTCTACTACATACGATTGGAATAATATGCCAGTTGAACTAACATTTCAAAGTTCACAAACAGAAATTGACGCTGTTGCAACACTTTGTTATCATGCAGGAGTATCCGTAAATATGAACTATGCTACAGATGGTTCTGGTGCGTTTAGCCCTGATGTACTTTACGCATTGACTAACTATTTTAACTATGACCCAACAACAATTCAGATATATGAATTCGATCCAAATAGTGAAACTGAATGGATAAACATGGTTAAAGCGGAAATTGATGCTGGACGCCCTATATACTATGCTGGTAGTAGTGATGCTAGTGGTGGGCATGCCTGGGTATGCGATGGGTACAATGACAATAATGAATTGCACATAAACTGGGGTTGGGGTGGTTATGCAAATGGTTATTACGCTGCCTCAGCCATGAAACCTACAGGCTCAGGATATGACTTTAGTGAGAGTAATGAAATGATTATTGGTATACAGCCTAACGCTCTTGAATATAAACATCTCTGGGTTCGTCAAGCATCTGGATTTCCTACATCATCTAGAGGAATACAATTTATTTCAGCTGTAAGCAATAGAGTAGCTTGGGCTGTTGCGTATGATGGCTCTGGAACAGGTAGCCAAGTTCGTGAATTTACTAAAACAACCGACGCAGGTGCCACATGGATACCAGGACTTATCAATCCAGATGGTGCAACGGGCATGGCAGCTGCAATGATTTGTGCTATTAGTGATAGTATTGCATGGGTACCACTTTATAGTTCTAATGGAGGTGGAATGATTGCAAAAACTGAGGATGGTGGAAAATCTTGGACTCAAGTAACAACATCAAACCAGTTTGATGCAAGTAAGGGAGGATTCCCAAATGTTGTTCATTTTTGGGACAAAAATAATGGGTTTGCAATGGGAGACCCAACTGATACTTATTTTGAAATATATACGACAACCGATGAAGGTGCAAACTGGACGAGAGTTGATAAGAGTAATATCCCTACACCATTAGAGGGTGAATATGGTGTGATAGGTTATTATACCACTATAAATGATACGGTTTGGTTTTCTACAAACAAAGGAAGAATATATAGATCTGTTGACAAAGGATATAATTGGCAAGCATTCCAAACTCCATTCACATCAACTTCATTTGAACTTGCATTTAAAAATGGATTTGAAGGCTTCATCTATGCTAAAGAAAACGAGCTAGACAAATTTTATAAAACGACAGATGGTGGGGAAAATTGGACAGAAGTAAACCCAACAGGCGCGGTATATACTGCTGATTTTTGTTGGATACCTGGTACTGACACCCTTATTTCTACTGGGATTAATTACCAGGAACCTAATAAAATGGGTGTATCTTATAGTATAGACGGGGGAAACACTTTTATAGATTTTGCTCCATTTTATAAAAATTTCCAATTTGGAAATATAGGAGCATCACCAGAAGGGGCTGTTTGGGCAGGTAGTTTTAACTCAAGTTCTACTTATGGAGGAATGTGGCATAAAGGAGGGACAGTTGTTTCTGCTGACTTCACTATTAATAAAACATCTGGTTTTACAAATGATAGTTCTATTGTATTCACTGATAATTCTTATGGAAATCCCGATTACTGGGAATGGAATTTTGGAGAAGGTGCAGAACCGTCTACCAAGGTAGGTCAAGGGCCTTTTACAGTAAAATATACTACCAAAGGATATAAAACTGTAGCTCTGACCATTAAAAAGGGAGACGATATTCATGTTATTGTCAAAGAGAATGTTCTTTTTATTAATTGGCCAACTGGAATTGATACTGAATACTCTAATTCAAAATATTCAGTTTACCCAAATCCAACTAACTCATCTGTTATTGTAAACATTAATGGTTTTACTAAAGGTAAAATTGATATCTACAATATTACTGGTGCTTTAGTGTGGTCTTCAGGTGCAATTACAAATGATGGAAGAATAGATGTTTCAAACCTAAATCCTGGCGTTTACCTAATTAGAATTCAAGACGAAAAAGGTAAAATTGCAACAAAAAAATTGACGATATCACGTTAA
- a CDS encoding DUF1573 domain-containing protein, with protein sequence MKRILIFLLTVVLGFHYGNAQNIGIAEVKNGFGSSIPVVNDTINLGEIYLDDLAEEHGKIDIKLTNADSKPLLLRSVKGCCGTNIKAWPKAPVLPNKQTEIRVEFRIEPKPQRISRTVTIESNAKGKPVVKYHIVGLVMNRKASNEIEL encoded by the coding sequence ATGAAACGTATTCTTATATTTTTACTTACTGTTGTTTTAGGATTTCATTATGGTAACGCACAGAACATTGGTATTGCTGAGGTTAAAAATGGGTTTGGTAGCTCCATCCCTGTGGTTAATGATACAATCAATCTGGGTGAGATTTACTTAGATGATTTAGCCGAAGAACATGGCAAAATAGATATTAAATTGACAAATGCCGATTCAAAACCGCTTCTATTAAGAAGTGTAAAAGGTTGTTGCGGAACAAATATCAAAGCATGGCCAAAAGCTCCAGTTTTACCTAATAAACAAACTGAAATTAGAGTTGAGTTCAGGATTGAACCAAAGCCACAGCGCATTAGTAGAACTGTTACAATTGAATCAAATGCAAAAGGTAAACCAGTTGTTAAATACCATATAGTTGGTTTAGTGATGAATCGAAAAGCCTCAAATGAAATTGAATTATAA
- a CDS encoding dipeptidase translates to MNIRILKFWLTFQTVIYSIATYACTNYLVTKSASIDGSTMVSYAADSHIRYGELYFRPRGKWPAGSMITLYDRGTNKPLGQIPQPTETYQVIGFMNEFQVAIGETTFGGIKELRDSTAIVDYGSLMFLALQRAKTAREAIKVMVELVEQYGYASSGESFSIGDPNEVWILEMIAKKTNLKYDKRLKKKINVDKGAVWVAVRIPDGYISAHANQARIQTFPLENLRNSISSKNLNLIFNPEVEVVYSHDVIEYARKNGYYQGTDNEFSFSDVYNPITFEGARFCDARVWAFFNHAADGMKKYWDYAKGENLKNRMPLYIKPNRKLSVHDLMNFKRDHLEETELDMSKDVGAGPHGLPYRWRPLTWDIDGTTYFHERVTATQQTGFSFIAQMRSWLPNPIGGIFWFGVDDAASTVYVPIYCGINRIPESYAEGNGDMLTYSPTSAFWIFNRVAHFAYLRYDLIIEDIKKVQRELETKFIAYTPAVDVAAMKLYDTNPNLAIEFLTDYSVNTANATVQKWNDLSNYLLVKYIDGNVKKEKNGKFERNPWGFPASPSQPGYREEWLRTIINETGNKFKEPNNN, encoded by the coding sequence ATGAATATAAGGATTCTTAAGTTTTGGCTAACATTTCAAACTGTAATATATAGCATAGCAACATATGCATGCACAAACTACTTGGTAACCAAAAGTGCAAGCATTGATGGTTCCACAATGGTAAGCTATGCGGCGGATTCTCACATAAGATACGGGGAACTCTACTTTCGACCAAGGGGTAAGTGGCCTGCAGGTAGCATGATTACTCTTTACGATAGAGGAACAAACAAACCATTAGGTCAAATACCTCAACCCACTGAAACCTATCAGGTAATCGGGTTCATGAATGAATTTCAGGTTGCAATTGGTGAAACTACTTTTGGTGGAATAAAAGAGTTAAGGGACTCTACCGCTATTGTTGATTATGGAAGTTTGATGTTCCTTGCCTTACAAAGGGCAAAAACTGCACGTGAAGCCATTAAAGTGATGGTAGAGCTTGTTGAGCAATATGGTTATGCAAGTAGTGGAGAATCCTTTTCTATAGGTGACCCCAACGAGGTGTGGATTTTAGAAATGATTGCAAAAAAGACAAACCTTAAATACGATAAAAGACTTAAAAAGAAAATAAATGTTGATAAAGGTGCTGTTTGGGTTGCTGTTCGAATACCCGATGGCTACATATCGGCACATGCAAATCAGGCAAGGATTCAAACATTTCCTTTAGAAAACCTCAGAAATTCGATAAGTAGCAAAAACTTAAATCTAATCTTCAACCCCGAGGTTGAAGTAGTTTATTCTCATGATGTTATTGAATATGCTCGTAAAAATGGCTACTATCAAGGAACAGATAATGAGTTTAGTTTTAGCGATGTTTATAATCCAATAACTTTTGAAGGGGCAAGGTTTTGCGATGCAAGAGTGTGGGCATTTTTTAATCACGCTGCCGATGGTATGAAAAAATATTGGGACTATGCTAAAGGAGAAAATTTAAAAAATAGAATGCCACTTTACATTAAACCAAACCGAAAACTTTCTGTACATGACTTAATGAATTTTAAGCGTGACCATCTAGAAGAAACAGAGCTGGATATGAGTAAAGATGTGGGGGCTGGCCCCCACGGGTTACCATACCGTTGGCGTCCATTAACATGGGATATCGATGGAACCACCTATTTTCATGAACGCGTTACCGCCACACAACAAACAGGGTTTTCGTTCATTGCTCAAATGCGAAGTTGGTTGCCAAACCCCATTGGAGGAATCTTTTGGTTTGGGGTTGACGATGCTGCATCAACAGTATATGTTCCCATATACTGTGGAATTAATCGTATTCCAGAAAGTTATGCCGAGGGGAATGGTGATATGTTGACCTATTCCCCTACCTCTGCGTTTTGGATCTTTAATCGGGTTGCTCACTTTGCTTATCTAAGGTACGACCTAATAATAGAAGACATTAAAAAGGTTCAAAGAGAACTTGAAACAAAATTCATAGCATACACTCCTGCAGTTGATGTTGCAGCAATGAAGCTTTATGATACAAACCCAAATCTGGCAATAGAGTTTTTAACAGACTATTCAGTTAATACCGCAAATGCCACAGTCCAAAAATGGAACGATTTAAGCAATTACCTACTTGTTAAGTATATTGATGGTAATGTGAAAAAAGAGAAGAATGGTAAGTTTGAAAGAAATCCTTGGGGATTTCCAGCAAGTCCTTCGCAGCCTGGCTATCGGGAAGAATGGTTAAGAACCATAATTAATGAAACTGGAAATAAATTTAAAGAACCTAATAATAACTAA
- the pncA gene encoding bifunctional nicotinamidase/pyrazinamidase, with translation MKALIVVDVQNDFCPGGALAVPEGDKIIDPINKLIKQFEADELPIVFTRDWHPKNHISFKSNGGIWPEHCVAGTVGAEFHKDIYFPSVAILVSKATEYDKEAYSGFQGTGLASWLRQIDVDEVIVGGLATDYCVKNTVLDALKLGFKVSIVSEAIRAVNLNKNDGELAINEMKQKGVKFI, from the coding sequence ATGAAAGCACTTATTGTAGTTGATGTTCAAAATGATTTTTGCCCTGGGGGCGCGCTTGCAGTTCCAGAGGGTGATAAGATTATTGATCCAATTAATAAATTGATAAAGCAATTTGAAGCTGATGAACTGCCTATTGTCTTCACAAGGGATTGGCATCCTAAAAATCATATATCATTTAAATCAAATGGTGGAATTTGGCCAGAACACTGTGTGGCAGGAACTGTAGGAGCTGAGTTTCATAAGGATATTTATTTTCCTTCAGTTGCCATACTAGTCTCAAAAGCAACTGAATACGATAAAGAGGCTTATTCTGGTTTTCAAGGAACTGGCTTGGCATCATGGCTTCGACAGATTGATGTAGATGAAGTGATTGTAGGTGGACTTGCAACCGATTACTGCGTAAAGAATACTGTTCTTGATGCACTTAAACTTGGTTTTAAGGTAAGCATTGTTTCAGAAGCAATTAGGGCAGTTAATTTGAATAAGAATGACGGGGAGTTAGCAATTAATGAGATGAAACAAAAGGGCGTAAAGTTTATTTAG